In the Plodia interpunctella isolate USDA-ARS_2022_Savannah chromosome 6, ilPloInte3.2, whole genome shotgun sequence genome, one interval contains:
- the LOC128670990 gene encoding THAP domain-containing protein 2-like isoform X2, producing the protein MGLLFIGRFPRDTERRRQWEVAVNREQEWAATSSSTVCSEHFLATDFYLTDNGLRRLIINAVPAINISVCQVPEPTISKLPPIDINPADTEEVIQLKHKVRRLEIIAEDRKRRLNLMWQRKKRLRKKLHRMKCLLKHLVEVKKAKEVES; encoded by the exons ATGGGATTACTTTTCATCGGtag ATTTCCCCGAGACACGGAAAGACGCCGCCAGTGGGAGGTGGCGGTGAACAGGGAACAGGAGTGGGCCGCCACCTCTTCCAGCACGGTCTGCTCCGAGCACTTCTTGGCCACAGACTTCTATCTCACTGACAATGGTTTGCGAAGGCTCATTATCAATGCTGTACCTGCCATCAATATTTCT GTGTGTCAGGTGCCAGAGCCGACAATATCGAAGCTGCCACCAATAGACATCAACCCAGCTGACACAGAGGAAGTCATCCAACTGAAGCACAAAGTGCGGAGGCTGGAGATCATTGCGGAGGATAGGAAGCGGCGGCTGAACCTCATGTGGCAGCGGAAAAAGAGGCTGCGGAAGAAACTGCACCGGATGAAGTGCTTGCTCAAACATTTGGTTGAAGTCAAAAAGGCTAAAGAAGTTGAAAGTTGA
- the LOC128670990 gene encoding THAP domain-containing protein 2-like isoform X1, which translates to MMVNCAVASCKNTSAKISKDRDGITFHRFPRDTERRRQWEVAVNREQEWAATSSSTVCSEHFLATDFYLTDNGLRRLIINAVPAINISVCQVPEPTISKLPPIDINPADTEEVIQLKHKVRRLEIIAEDRKRRLNLMWQRKKRLRKKLHRMKCLLKHLVEVKKAKEVES; encoded by the exons atgatgGTGAACTGTGCTGTGGCGAGCTGTAAAAACACGTCGGCCAAAATAAGTAAAGACAGAGATGGGATTACTTTTCATCG ATTTCCCCGAGACACGGAAAGACGCCGCCAGTGGGAGGTGGCGGTGAACAGGGAACAGGAGTGGGCCGCCACCTCTTCCAGCACGGTCTGCTCCGAGCACTTCTTGGCCACAGACTTCTATCTCACTGACAATGGTTTGCGAAGGCTCATTATCAATGCTGTACCTGCCATCAATATTTCT GTGTGTCAGGTGCCAGAGCCGACAATATCGAAGCTGCCACCAATAGACATCAACCCAGCTGACACAGAGGAAGTCATCCAACTGAAGCACAAAGTGCGGAGGCTGGAGATCATTGCGGAGGATAGGAAGCGGCGGCTGAACCTCATGTGGCAGCGGAAAAAGAGGCTGCGGAAGAAACTGCACCGGATGAAGTGCTTGCTCAAACATTTGGTTGAAGTCAAAAAGGCTAAAGAAGTTGAAAGTTGA